The DNA window TATGATTATTCTCTAAGAATGGTCTACTTTACCCTTTAATAAATAGCAAGAAGACCTTTTGGTCAGTCAGATGTCTTAGTAAAATTGTTTTAATGATTTAGGTGGAAATGTCTCTAAGGGACAGTTTGAAACCATGACTATATGTCATTTGTAACTTTAGCCATCAGTTGAGCTTGCACGCATGATACCTTCTAGAATTTCAATCAAATGGTAAAAGATATTGACActtttcatataatttaaaattgcaGTGGTCGTGCCAtggcaattaaaaaatgaaatatgaagaCCTGTAAAATACACAGTAAGCAGATAGTTTGGATTAACTAGGTACAGAAAATACAGTATTCTTCTTCATAAGAAAGTTGAATGGAGGAAACAGCATTTTCCATATTCTTATTTCTAAAAGACTTTCTAATATGATAGCAAGTGAAAAGAGAGATTTTTCTACTGAAAGGGCTGTCCTAACTCTTCTGTTTAGCCACACTTGCATAGGTATTTTCAATTTCTCTGTCTTCTGGACATGTGTGGGTAAATTCTTCACGGGCATAGGCATTGTGGAGATAGCGCCAGACTCCTGAGAATTCTACTGGAATGTCAAAGTCACGGTATTTCTTTGCAGCAACCTAgggttttggaaaaaaaaaaaaagaggaaaagcagtTGGTAGTGAGGGGCATCAATAACATGCCGACTGTGTAAAAATATATCTCAAAGGTCCAGATCATTGTGGACATGTTTTCTAcacaaaaagtacaaaataaactTAAAGAATCTTGgatttactattttaatttttttttctacgtATGTAAACAAAACTTCATgcttgtaattatttttatatttatgctatatttaattataaatatatttagaagaAGGAAGCACAGATAAAGAGCTTGTATCTCTTCACTGGACTAAGAGTTTGTTTAGGGTTTCAACAGTGTCTTACTTCTCAACAATTCTGTGCAATGGGTACCCTTGTTTTATAGACAAGACAGTAGAAAACACCTGATTTAGGAAGCAAGAAGCAAGAAGTGTTTATGCTTCCCAGCGGAGATCATTACGGACTTTTCCTCTGAGGAGAAAAGGAGACATACACTACGCATAACAATGATGACAAATCAATAATATAAAAACCTCACACTGAATGGTCACTGTGCTTCCTGCTGGTGACTCCCCAGACCCTTCTCAATCATTCAGCCCACCCTGTAAAGACTTACTTTAATAATGTGCAGTTTGGGTAACAAACTACAGTCAGCCAGGGTCAGTTGATCGCCATCCAAGAACAATCTTCTGGAGACTGTGCGTTCCTCAGCACTGTCTGGATCAATTTCATCCAGAAGTGGAGTGTTCAAGTAGTCATCCAGACGCTTAAATTCTTTAAGCAGAGATTTTTCAAAGGCTGAGGCAATGAAATCATAGGGTTACGTATACATTTGTTGTCTTCATGACTGACTACATTCTCAATATGCTTTTCACACATTTAGATATCTCTGTCTTTTCATATTGCTTACACTGACTCTTCAAAATCTATATATTTAACCAAAGTGCTCAACTACACACTGATAATACAGAGGCAGATGTTTAATCAAATggcaaatggaaatatttttggaCTTTTCTTGAGGAAGTACATTGGGAGGAGAGTCAAAGAAAGAAAGGTGATGCATATTATCACTAAAGGAGAGTCAGAAAGTGGGAAAAGAGACTCATAGCTCTCCTGACTCAGAGAATGGTGAATCTGTTCTAGAGTGTTTGTGGGAAATGGTAGCTGCTATGGTTTGAGAAACCTTAAAGGTACACACAACTGGGAGAGTTGGACGGTTAAGAAATACAATCCTGCAGTTAGTTCACATCTGGCATGCCAATGTTCTAGTTGAGCAAAGTTGGTGATTACTATATTGAATATTATGTTCTAAATCCAATAAAACTTCAttcaagggaatttcagaagagagaaaagagaatgagatgaaGGGTATTTcccaatatatattatatattcaggAAAATCCTATTTTAGTTGAGTCAGAATGTGATTGTGAGcatgtgagaaaaacaaaaatatttaaataaaggtGTCTTACTCTTATTTGCCTCCTTTTGTGTATTCTTAATATATGCAGAAAACTTGGCAAAGAGATTGCAGCCCACATCAAAGGACTCCTTGTTCCTGGGACTCAAGTGAGGATACCTTAAAAAGAAATATCACTGCACATAACATTCACATATAACAAGGCATACACCAGGTCTCCTAGCTTGCACTCTACTGAGaatagttttggaaaattgtgttGGAAACTGAAGGTCCTGAGAAACCTTTCATTGAAAATGTGTCTTTTTCCCAGTCTAAGAATACTTTAGCGGTTAAAATTCACTGGGAAACCAGCTATTGGAATTTAAATTTCCTTTATCTGTGAAAACAATGTTTCAAATGACTGTTGGGTCCCcacggtggtggtttagtcactaagtcatgtccaactcttgtgaccccatggactgtagcccaccaggctcctctgtccatgggattttttccaggcaggaatactggagtggatttccatttccttctccaagggatcttcctgacccaggaattgaacccaggtctcctgcatttcagggaaattctttatcacctgagctatgagggaaacctcccatcagttcagttcagttcagtcactcagtcgtggtccaactctttgctaccccatgaatcgcagtacgccaggcctccctgtccatcactcagactcacgtccatcgagtccgtgatgccatccagccatctcatcctctgtcatccccttctcctcctgcccccaatccctcccagcatcagagtcttttccaatcagtcaactcttcgcatgaggtggccaaagtactggagtttcagctttagcatctttccttccaaagaaatcccagggctgatctccttcagaatggactggttggatctccttgcagtccaagggactctcaagagtcttctccaacaccacacttcaaaagcatcaattcttcagcactctgccttcttcacagtccaactctcacatccatacatgaccacaggaaaaaccatagccttgattagacggaccttagttggcaaagtaatgtctctgcttttgaatatgctatctaggttggtcataacttttcttccaaggagtaagcgtcttttaatttcatggctgcagtcaccatctgcagttattctggagccccaaaaaataaagtctgagacactgtttccactttttccccatctatttcccatgaagtgatgggaccggatgccatgatcttcattttctgaatgttgagctttaagccaactttttcac is part of the Capra hircus breed San Clemente unplaced genomic scaffold, ASM170441v1, whole genome shotgun sequence genome and encodes:
- the CLIC2 gene encoding chloride intracellular channel protein 2 produces the protein MAGPRPSSEADPEIELFVKAGSDGESIGNCPFSQRLFMILWLKGVKFNVTTVDMTRKPEELKDLAPGTNPPFLVYNKELKTDFIKIEEFLEQTLAPPRYPHLSPRNKESFDVGCNLFAKFSAYIKNTQKEANKTFEKSLLKEFKRLDDYLNTPLLDEIDPDSAEERTVSRRLFLDGDQLTLADCSLLPKLHIIKVAAKKYRDFDIPVEFSGVWRYLHNAYAREEFTHTCPEDREIENTYASVAKQKS